The following nucleotide sequence is from Candidatus Aminicenantes bacterium.
AAGAAGATCCGCGGGGAGTTCATTGACATTGTTCAGTGGCTGGATGACTCTCCGGACACCCTGTTGTACCGCTTTGAACGGTACGAAAACGAAATCAAGTACGGCGCCAAGCTGGTAGTCCGGGAATCCCAGATAGCCGTGTTCGTCAACGAAGGACAAATCGCCGATTTGTTCTCACCGGGAACCTACACCCTGGAAACCCAGAACATGCCCATCCTGACCACGTTGAAGGGCTGGAAATACGGTTTTCACAGCCCGTTCAAGGCGGAAGTCTATTTCGCCAACACCCGGCAGTATACAGACCGCAAATGGGGCACCAGCAATCCGATCATGATGCGGGATCCGGAATTCGGCCCCATCCGCCTGCGGGCTTTCGGCAACTACGCCCTGCGCGTCAAGGACCCGGCCGACCTGATCCGCCAGGTGGCGGGCACGGAAAGCCGCTTCACCTCCGATGAAATCACCGAGCAATTGAAAAACATCATTATCACGCGGTTTTCCGACCTGCTGGCGGAAAGCGCCATCCCCGCTTTCGATCTGGCCACCCAGTACGATGAATTGTCGGCCCTGGTCCATAAAAAGATCGCCGCGGAATTTGAGGAATACGGCATTGAATTGACCAAGTTCCTGGTTGAAAACATCTCGTTTCCCCCGGAAGTGGAAGAAGCCATCGACAAACGCAGCAGCATGGGCGTGATCGGCAACCTGGACCGCTACATGCAATACCAGTCGGCCAACGCCATGGAGAGCGCGGCGGAAAACCCCGGGGGAACCGCGGGAGAGGGCATCGGACTGGGAATGGGCTTTGCCATGGCCAACCAGATGGTCAAAGGTTTTCCCCAGCAGATGGGAGGCGGCTCGCAGGAAACCCCGCCGCCGATCCCCGGAGAAACCAAGGTCTACATGGCGCTAAAAGGCGAACGCCAGGGACCGTTCAACAGCGCAGAACTCCAGGCAAAGATCGTGTCCGGAGAACTCACCAAAGACACGCTGGTCTGGAAGTCCGGCATGGAGAACTGGCGCAAAGCCGGGGAAGTCCCCGAAATTGCCCGTATGTTCGCGGCCGAACCGCCGCCCATCCCCGAGCCCGAACCACAGAGCTGAGTTTTTTCCATAACTGAAGGCAACCATGAGCGAGTCGCCCCCCGAACCGGCATCATCTCCAACGCTGACCTGTCGCGGCTGCGGCGCTCGCCTGGCCTTCCTGCCCGGAACCCGCTCGCTCACGTGCGAGTATTGCGGCATGCGTAATCCCATCCAGGACAGCGCCGAGTCCCTTGTCGAGATCGACTACGAGAGCTTCCTCCAGGAGCAATACGAGACCGAAGAACGGATGGAGGTCGTAGCCGTCCGCTGCGACGGCTGCGGCGCCACGGTCAGCCTCGACCCCCTGGTTACCTCCGACCGCTGCCCCTATTGCTCTACCGCGCTGGTGGTTGCCGGCGGCAGTTCCAGCAGCCTGCTCAAGCCGCGCGCCCTGGCCCCTTTCCAAATCGACTTGAAAAAAGCCCGGGCTGCATTTCAAAACTGGTTGCACGGCTTGTGGTTCGCGCCGTCCGACCTTAAGCGCAAATCCCAACAAGACAGGCTGACCGGAGTCTATGTTCCGTACTGGACTTTTGATGCCGAAACGGCCAGTGATTACAACGGTGAACGCGGCGATCATTACACAGACACGGAGAGCCGCGCCTCAAGTGCGCAAAGACAGGCACGCCGCACCCGCTGGACACCGGTTTCCAACCGCATTCAACTTCACTTCGACGATGTGCTGGTACCCGCCACCCGGTCCCTGAACAGC
It contains:
- a CDS encoding SPFH domain-containing protein, with protein sequence MGLIKKIRGEFIDIVQWLDDSPDTLLYRFERYENEIKYGAKLVVRESQIAVFVNEGQIADLFSPGTYTLETQNMPILTTLKGWKYGFHSPFKAEVYFANTRQYTDRKWGTSNPIMMRDPEFGPIRLRAFGNYALRVKDPADLIRQVAGTESRFTSDEITEQLKNIIITRFSDLLAESAIPAFDLATQYDELSALVHKKIAAEFEEYGIELTKFLVENISFPPEVEEAIDKRSSMGVIGNLDRYMQYQSANAMESAAENPGGTAGEGIGLGMGFAMANQMVKGFPQQMGGGSQETPPPIPGETKVYMALKGERQGPFNSAELQAKIVSGELTKDTLVWKSGMENWRKAGEVPEIARMFAAEPPPIPEPEPQS